The following proteins come from a genomic window of Dreissena polymorpha isolate Duluth1 chromosome 1, UMN_Dpol_1.0, whole genome shotgun sequence:
- the LOC127864485 gene encoding uncharacterized protein LOC127864485 isoform X2 has protein sequence MEKEPDKINRTVNCLPSMPALPHETGTQNKIPEYFPELSFRISDVLDEIGAGERTVMERRETYLLRERMMTIAGQNSNHEYFHFGSQSEGTTTPGLNSDIDLLMSYKERNIMTDWRDWEAGMVNFLMLRDDITPPQQYLLQHIHKYTPEAVTIICEDRFVRKDSGQVLFSSERWKQEQEQVASRFGEVTKNGPSVSSIPEWDMVMAFPVCKPLPEIQHWIDRCRGRHWPPAQLLKAARKAPCFLVPAGHPDSDYKREEFRLSPNLIERMLMFSFNMTQIKCYIVLKLIKKTLFSKIVGDFVTSYHCKTLMFTTIERTHPSLWKEHNIMYLLLLCLKGLRKWLRLGCLPHYIIAGVNLFDGKLSMVKQKVLLQYVDYLIKNGLQDLSHIDIDNLGCRLQACCIRRIRQGGEGELGGVVLRYSISLLLKFGYLNRLLLSLTGIIYRIQSSNSTFQQGIYNTLRTAVQCFTNEQFKTVAFDHINHLYAVYNSVQSFKCLRLPNTNFIEIIRRFKFCLNTDIASSRLKLASLLYCFGHFHAAARALEDVEKRCHSKVKALCGVRQLEGQKDLRVFANMISDNCDNVRREPPFAFCVRFIREEAHCAPYVLWFEMNRAMTEEEVAQRNAHDKMWMDYAEVDACPFLHYLQYLTYGGQGERTKQLYALEVLESYILNSRNIINMHHPETAFNLLGHCYEMEGDYQAALYIYEKSLDIVCGFNTNNAANWHIQRVQRLISNLY, from the coding sequence ATTCCAGAGTACTTCCCAGAACTATCTTTCCGGATATCAGATGTGCTGGATGAAATCGGGGCCGGAGAACGCACTGTAATGGAGAGGAGAGAAACATATTTGCTGAGAGAACGCATGATGACGATAGCTGGACAAAATAGCAATCACGAATACTTTCATTTCGGGAGCCAATCTGAAGGCACCACAACTCCCGGTCTCAATTCTGATATTGATTTGCTAATGAGTTACAAAGAAAGGAACATCATGACAGACTGGAGAGACTGGGAGGCTGGGATGGTTAACTTTCTGATGCTTCGTGACGACATCACTCCACCTCAACAGTACTTGCTACAGCACATACACAAATACACACCTGAAGCGGTAACCATTATTTGCGAAGACAGATTTGTAAGGAAAGATTCCGGTCAAGTACTGTTCAGCTCAGAAAGATGGAAACAGGAACAAGAGCAGGTAGCATCACGTTTCGGAGAGGTAACCAAAAATGGACCTTCTGTGAGTAGTATTCCAGAGTGGGATATGGTAATGGCATTTCCCGTCTGCAAACCTCTTCCAGAAATACAGCACTGGATAGACAGATGTAGAGGAAGACACTGGCCGCCTGCCCAATTACTGAAGGCTGCACGTAAAGCCCCTTGTTTCTTGGTACCTGCAGGACATCCAGATAGTGATTATAAACGCGAAGAATTTCGACTGTCTCCAAATCTTATTGAACGAATGCTTATGTTTAGTTTTAATAtgacacaaataaaatgttacatagttctaaaattaattaaaaaaaccttATTTAGTAAAATTGTTGGGGATTTTGTCACAAGTTATCATTGCAAAACGTTAATGTTCACCACCATAGAGAGAACACACCCTTCTCTGTGGAAGGAACATAACATCATGTATCTCCTTTTATTATGCTTAAAAGGATTAAGGAAATGGCTGCGATTGGGGTGCCTTCCTCATTATATCATAGCTGGAGTGAATTTATTCGATGGAAAACTGTCAATGGTGAAACAGAAAGTTCTTTTACAATACGTTGACTACTTGATAAAGAATGGCTTGCAAGATTTATCTCATATTGATATAGACAACTTAGGATGTCGATTGCAAGCGTGTTGTATACGGAGGATCAGACAAGGTGGAGAGGGAGAACTGGGAGGTGTAGTCTTACGTTACAGTATCAGTTTATTGCTGAAGTTCGGGTACTTGAACAGATTACTTTTGAGTTTGACAGGGATAATATATAGAATACAGAGTTCGAATTCGACATTCCAACAAGGTATATACAATACATTGCGCACTGCTGTTCAATGCTTCACGAATGAACAATTCAAAACCGTTGCGTTCGACCATATTAATCACCTGTATGCCGTATATAATTCAGTGCAATCATTTAAGTGTTTGCGACTTCCAAACACTAATTTCATCGAAATTATAAGgcgttttaaattttgtttaaacacagATATTGCCTCTAGTCGTTTAAAGTTGGCTTCTTTGCTATACTGCTTTGGACATTTTCACGCGGCAGCTAGAGCGTTAGAGGACGTGGAGAAGAGGTGTCACAGCAAGGTCAAGGCTTTATGTGGAGTGAGACAGTTGGAAGGACAAAAAGATCTCCGAGTGTTTGCTAACATGATCTCAGATAATTGTGACAACGTACGCAGAGAACCACCATTCGCATTCTGTGTCAGGTTTATTAGAGAAGAAGCGCACTGCGCCCCATACGTATTGTGGTTTGAAATGAACCGCGCTATGACTGAAGAGGAAGTTGCACAGAGAAATGCCCATGACAAAATGTGGATGGATTACGCTGAGGTAGATGCTTGTCCTTTTCTTCACTACTTACAGTATCTTACGTATGGAGGACAAGGTGAACGCACCAAACAGCTATATGCTCTTGAAGTACTCGAGTCGTATATACTTAATTCAAGAAACATAATCAACATGCATCATCCTGAGACAGCGTTCAATTTGCTTGGTCACTGCTATGAAATGGAAGGCGACTATCAAGCGGCGTTATATATCTACGAGAAATCGTTGGATATTGTGTGTGGTTTCAATACGAACAATGCTGCTAACTGGCACATTCAGCGTGTGCAGCGACTAATAagtaatttatattga
- the LOC127864485 gene encoding uncharacterized protein LOC127864485 isoform X1 gives MEKEPDKINRTVNCLPSMPALPHETGTQNKLHVQIPEYFPELSFRISDVLDEIGAGERTVMERRETYLLRERMMTIAGQNSNHEYFHFGSQSEGTTTPGLNSDIDLLMSYKERNIMTDWRDWEAGMVNFLMLRDDITPPQQYLLQHIHKYTPEAVTIICEDRFVRKDSGQVLFSSERWKQEQEQVASRFGEVTKNGPSVSSIPEWDMVMAFPVCKPLPEIQHWIDRCRGRHWPPAQLLKAARKAPCFLVPAGHPDSDYKREEFRLSPNLIERMLMFSFNMTQIKCYIVLKLIKKTLFSKIVGDFVTSYHCKTLMFTTIERTHPSLWKEHNIMYLLLLCLKGLRKWLRLGCLPHYIIAGVNLFDGKLSMVKQKVLLQYVDYLIKNGLQDLSHIDIDNLGCRLQACCIRRIRQGGEGELGGVVLRYSISLLLKFGYLNRLLLSLTGIIYRIQSSNSTFQQGIYNTLRTAVQCFTNEQFKTVAFDHINHLYAVYNSVQSFKCLRLPNTNFIEIIRRFKFCLNTDIASSRLKLASLLYCFGHFHAAARALEDVEKRCHSKVKALCGVRQLEGQKDLRVFANMISDNCDNVRREPPFAFCVRFIREEAHCAPYVLWFEMNRAMTEEEVAQRNAHDKMWMDYAEVDACPFLHYLQYLTYGGQGERTKQLYALEVLESYILNSRNIINMHHPETAFNLLGHCYEMEGDYQAALYIYEKSLDIVCGFNTNNAANWHIQRVQRLISNLY, from the coding sequence CTTCACGTCCAGATTCCAGAGTACTTCCCAGAACTATCTTTCCGGATATCAGATGTGCTGGATGAAATCGGGGCCGGAGAACGCACTGTAATGGAGAGGAGAGAAACATATTTGCTGAGAGAACGCATGATGACGATAGCTGGACAAAATAGCAATCACGAATACTTTCATTTCGGGAGCCAATCTGAAGGCACCACAACTCCCGGTCTCAATTCTGATATTGATTTGCTAATGAGTTACAAAGAAAGGAACATCATGACAGACTGGAGAGACTGGGAGGCTGGGATGGTTAACTTTCTGATGCTTCGTGACGACATCACTCCACCTCAACAGTACTTGCTACAGCACATACACAAATACACACCTGAAGCGGTAACCATTATTTGCGAAGACAGATTTGTAAGGAAAGATTCCGGTCAAGTACTGTTCAGCTCAGAAAGATGGAAACAGGAACAAGAGCAGGTAGCATCACGTTTCGGAGAGGTAACCAAAAATGGACCTTCTGTGAGTAGTATTCCAGAGTGGGATATGGTAATGGCATTTCCCGTCTGCAAACCTCTTCCAGAAATACAGCACTGGATAGACAGATGTAGAGGAAGACACTGGCCGCCTGCCCAATTACTGAAGGCTGCACGTAAAGCCCCTTGTTTCTTGGTACCTGCAGGACATCCAGATAGTGATTATAAACGCGAAGAATTTCGACTGTCTCCAAATCTTATTGAACGAATGCTTATGTTTAGTTTTAATAtgacacaaataaaatgttacatagttctaaaattaattaaaaaaaccttATTTAGTAAAATTGTTGGGGATTTTGTCACAAGTTATCATTGCAAAACGTTAATGTTCACCACCATAGAGAGAACACACCCTTCTCTGTGGAAGGAACATAACATCATGTATCTCCTTTTATTATGCTTAAAAGGATTAAGGAAATGGCTGCGATTGGGGTGCCTTCCTCATTATATCATAGCTGGAGTGAATTTATTCGATGGAAAACTGTCAATGGTGAAACAGAAAGTTCTTTTACAATACGTTGACTACTTGATAAAGAATGGCTTGCAAGATTTATCTCATATTGATATAGACAACTTAGGATGTCGATTGCAAGCGTGTTGTATACGGAGGATCAGACAAGGTGGAGAGGGAGAACTGGGAGGTGTAGTCTTACGTTACAGTATCAGTTTATTGCTGAAGTTCGGGTACTTGAACAGATTACTTTTGAGTTTGACAGGGATAATATATAGAATACAGAGTTCGAATTCGACATTCCAACAAGGTATATACAATACATTGCGCACTGCTGTTCAATGCTTCACGAATGAACAATTCAAAACCGTTGCGTTCGACCATATTAATCACCTGTATGCCGTATATAATTCAGTGCAATCATTTAAGTGTTTGCGACTTCCAAACACTAATTTCATCGAAATTATAAGgcgttttaaattttgtttaaacacagATATTGCCTCTAGTCGTTTAAAGTTGGCTTCTTTGCTATACTGCTTTGGACATTTTCACGCGGCAGCTAGAGCGTTAGAGGACGTGGAGAAGAGGTGTCACAGCAAGGTCAAGGCTTTATGTGGAGTGAGACAGTTGGAAGGACAAAAAGATCTCCGAGTGTTTGCTAACATGATCTCAGATAATTGTGACAACGTACGCAGAGAACCACCATTCGCATTCTGTGTCAGGTTTATTAGAGAAGAAGCGCACTGCGCCCCATACGTATTGTGGTTTGAAATGAACCGCGCTATGACTGAAGAGGAAGTTGCACAGAGAAATGCCCATGACAAAATGTGGATGGATTACGCTGAGGTAGATGCTTGTCCTTTTCTTCACTACTTACAGTATCTTACGTATGGAGGACAAGGTGAACGCACCAAACAGCTATATGCTCTTGAAGTACTCGAGTCGTATATACTTAATTCAAGAAACATAATCAACATGCATCATCCTGAGACAGCGTTCAATTTGCTTGGTCACTGCTATGAAATGGAAGGCGACTATCAAGCGGCGTTATATATCTACGAGAAATCGTTGGATATTGTGTGTGGTTTCAATACGAACAATGCTGCTAACTGGCACATTCAGCGTGTGCAGCGACTAATAagtaatttatattga